A window of the Lagenorhynchus albirostris chromosome 1, mLagAlb1.1, whole genome shotgun sequence genome harbors these coding sequences:
- the MKRN3 gene encoding probable E3 ubiquitin-protein ligase makorin-3 → MEEPAAPTEPHEAAGASGGAEAAGEGVPRPSVPVRPASRWSSAPGPAPFRPSRLRPAQASWGGARPRWLQGRSSGSWTKQVVCRYYLHGLCKEGENCRYSHDLSGRQVASEGHGLLPQASADSGPSTAAQMEPLPQEVAEAPPAASSRSLPLIGSAAERGFFEAKTDSAGLEAAGGAGAEGWEGAFEFVPGQPYRGRLAPSVSEAPLQSSVTEREQIALGMGKQLCRDAIVGQCFRGQSCIYLHGDICDMCGLQVLHPVDGAQRADHVKACIEAHEKNMELSFAVQRSADKVCGICMEVVYEKANLNDCRFGILSSCNHTYCLKCIRRWRSARQFGSRVVKSCPQCRVISTFVIPSEFWVEEEEEKQKLIQQYLEAMSHKTCRYFARGRVCPFGENCFYRHAFPEGQGEEPQRQGAEASGTCRGQRFEPLQVGEGSMPFKSSKKELVMLWLANLLCKCFLSLGASELPFTEALWDLRHCELEEYFNLNLWHYAVACCLVC, encoded by the coding sequence ATGGAAGAGCCTGCAGCTCCCACAGAGCCCCACGAGGCAGCTGGGGCCTCTGGGGGTGCCGAGGCAGCGGGGGAGGGCGTCCCCCGGCCCAGCGTCCCGGTGCGCCCAGCCTCCCGGTGGTCTTCGGCTCCAGGCCCGGCCCCCTTCCGCCCGTCACGTCTGAGGCCCGCCCAGGCCTCATGGGGAGGGGCTAGGCCCAGATGGCTGCAAGGCCGGAGCAGCGGCAGCTGGACAAAGCAAGTCGTCTGCAGGTATTATCTGCATGGGCTGTGCAAGGAGGGGGAGAACTGCCGATACTCCCACGACCTCTCGGGCCGGCAGGTGGCCAGCGAAGGCCACGGTTTGTTGCCCCAGGCCTCTGCAGACAGTGGCCCCAGCACGGCTGCGCAAATGGAGCCCCTGCCTCAGGAAGTGGCGGAAGCCCCCCCTGCTGCGTCCTCACGCTCCTTGCCTCTGATTGGCTCGGCTGCTGAAAGGGGTTTCTTTGAAGCTAAGACAGACAGTGCAGGCCTTGAAGCTGCCGGAGGAGCAGGTGCAGAAGGCTGGGAGGGTGCCTTTGAGTTTGTTCCGGGGCAACCCTACCGGGGCCGCCTGGCCCCTTCTGTCTCCGAGGCTCCTCTGCAGAGCTCGGTGACTGAGAGGGAGCAGATTGCCTTGGGCATGGGGAAGCAGCTTTGCCGCGATGCTATCGTGGGGCAGTGCTTTCGTGGGCAGAGTTGTATCTATCTCCACGGAGATATATGTGATATGTGTGGGCTGCAGGTCTTGCACCCTGTGGACGGTGCCCAGAGGGCAGACCATGTAAAGGCCTGCATTGAAGCACACGAGAAGAATATGGAGCTCTCGTTTGCTGTGCAGCGCAGTGCGGACAAAGTGTGTGGCATCTGCATGGAGGTTGTCTATGAGAAAGCCAACCTGAATGATTGCCGCTTTGGCATTCTCTCCAGCTGCAACCACACCTACTGTCTTAAGTGTATCCGCAGGTGGAGGAGTGCCAGACAGTTTGGGAGCAGGGTCGTCAAGTCCTGCCCTCAGTGCAGGGTCATCTCCACCTTTGTCATTCCCAGTGAATtctgggtggaggaggaggaagagaagcagaaaCTTATTCAGCAGTACTTGGAGGCAATGAGCCACAAGACCTGCAGGTATTTTGCTCGAGGCAGGGTCTGCCCATTTGGAGAGAACTGTTTTTACAGACATGCGTTCCCTGAGGGCCAGGGAGAGGAGCCTCAGAGGCAGGGTGCTGAGGCGTCCGGTACTTGCCGCGGTCAACGTTTCGAGCCTCTGCAGGTGGGAGAGGGCAGCATGCCctttaaaagcagtaaaaaagAGCTTGTCATGCTTTGGCTGGCCAATCTGTTGTGTAAGTGTTTTCTTTCACTGGGAGCTAGTGAGCTCCCCTTCACAGAGGCCCTATGGGACTTGCGTCATTGTGAGCTGGAAGAATATTTCAATTTGAATCTGTGGCATTATGCTGTGGCATGTTGTCTGGTGTGCTGA